One Nicotiana sylvestris chromosome 12, ASM39365v2, whole genome shotgun sequence genomic window carries:
- the LOC138883899 gene encoding uncharacterized protein: MLEQPIKGRLAKWAIELSEYEIIYQTRTDIKSQVLADFVADFSQGMHLEAEKELQVFNGANPGTWILFIDGSSNVKGAGLGIVLIPPTGETIRQAIKCHSITNNEVKYDAVIAGLELARELGITQIIIKSDSQLVVNQMLGTYTARETRMQEHLEKVHELIKQFQTWKVMQIPRDENVEAEPCHPM; this comes from the exons atgctggagcaACCTATTAAAG gaaggttagcaaaatgggctatagaattaagtgaatacgaaatcatttatcaaacTAGGACTgatataaaatctcaagtattagccgattttgtagctgattttagccaggggatgcatttagaagcagaaaaagaattacaagtttttaatggtgcaaacccagggacttggattttattcaTTGATGGTTCGtctaatgtaaaaggagcaggcctagggatagttctcataccacctacgggtgagactattagacaggctataaaatgtcattctataactaacaatgaagtgaAGTATGAtgctgtaattgcaggtctagaattggcacgagaactcggcataacacagattataatcaaaagtgattctcaactcgtggtcaatcaaatgctggggacttatacagccagggagacACGAATGCAAGAACATCTCGAAAAGGTACATgaactaataaagcaattccaaacttggaaggtaatgcagatcccaagagatgagaatgtggaggcagaaCCTTGCCATCCAATGTGA